The proteins below come from a single Cannabis sativa cultivar Pink pepper isolate KNU-18-1 chromosome 3, ASM2916894v1, whole genome shotgun sequence genomic window:
- the LOC133036102 gene encoding uncharacterized protein LOC133036102 → MVAQAQSRPLEPCFVCGENGHLAKDCLVYKEMKGVHEEQCNALGQYNKPFSHTYNPGWRNHPNFSWRDNSNQAQTSGGQWRNEHQAQPPKAYPTPQYNAQQQGNSLESTIHAFIEEQAKINRQLKEDVQEIKSQFSKLTASLAISEKGRLPSQPQFNAQGQHMAEISTSNDPIVKGVNAITTRSGKALEDPSIKTTTSNSKVAPDSAPINGQAKVPFPQALRPVGKIPENRAELLEHLTQVKINLPLLHIIKQVPAYAKIIKDLCTAKRKHHVKKTAFLTEQVSAVIEQKTPPKYKDPGCPTISCQIGTHEVSQALLDLGASVNLMPYSVYSQLGLGEMKPTSVVLQLADRSIKKPRGIVEDVLVQIEKFYYPVDFLVLDTQSVVNMESKIPIILGRPFLATANALINCRNGLMKISFGNMTLEVNIFHIGKQLQEDEECHQTFMIDNLVSEEIQLQRNFVNLDELLSRLENENPSFVESALATVDQLDTQNRGKKFWKPHFEALPRERETLKASAEEPPNVQLNQLPKGLKHVFLGDGQTFPVIISSDLQLSQELQLLELLRKYKLAIGWTFADIKGISPRICTHRINLEEEAIPRRDPQRRLNPPMKEVVKNEVLKLLDAAIIYPWPIANGVSPVQVVPKKSGVTVVQNDKGALVPTKP, encoded by the coding sequence ATGGTTGCCCAAGCACAATCCAGACCACTCGAACCTTGTTTCGTTTGTGGAGAAAATGGGCATTTAGCTAAGGACTGCTTAGTTTACAAAGAAATGAAGGGGGTTCATGAGGAGCAATGCAATGCCTTAGGGCAATATAACAAGCCATTCTCCCATACGTACAACCCTGGTTGGAGAAACCACCCGAATTTCAGTTGGAGAGATAACTCTAACCAAGCTCAAACATCTGGAGGACAATGGAGAAATGAGCATCAAGCTCAACCTCCAAAGGCATATCCTACGCCTCAATACAATGCTCAACAACAAGGGAACTCCCTTGAAAGCACTATTCATGCATTCATTGAGGAACAAGCTAAAATCAATCGCCAATTAAAGGAAGATGTCCAAGAAATAAAAagtcaattttcaaaattgaccGCATCCTTGGCTATTTCTGAGAAAGGCAGACTTCCTTCCCAGCCTCAATTTAATGCACAAGGGCAACACATGGCTGAAATCTCCACCTCTAATGATCCCATCGTTAAAGGGGTTAACGCCATCACAACAAGAAGTGGTAAAGCTTTGGAAGATCCATCCATCAAAACCACTacttcaaattcaaaagttgcCCCTGACAGTGCACCGATAAATGGTCAAGCAAAAGTACCATTTCCCCAGGCTCTTAGACCTGTTGGGAAAATTCCTGAAAACCGAGCTGAACTCCTTGAGCACTTGACACAAGTGaagattaatcttcctttgctTCACATCATAAAACAAGTGCCAGCTTATGCCAAAATCATCAAGGACTTGTGCACTGCTAAGAGAAAGCACCATGTCAAGAAGACTGCTTTCTTGACTGAACAAGTGAGTGCGGTGATCGAACAAAAGACACCGCCAAAATACAAAGATCCTGGTTGTCCCACCATTTCATGCCAAATTGGGACTCATGAAGTCAGCCAAGCTTTGCTTGACCTTGGCGCGAGTGTGAATCTCATGCCTTACTCTGTGTACTCGCAACTTGGTCTTGGAGAAATGAAGCCAACATCTGTTGTGCTGCAGCTTGCTGACCGCTCTATCAAAAAGCCTCGGGGTATCGTTGAGGATGTTCTTGTTCAAATTGAGAAATTCTATTATCCCGTGGACTTCCTTGTTCTGGATACTCAATCTGTGGTCAACATGGAATCCAAGATTCCCATCATCCTTGGAAGACCATTCCTTGCCACTGCAAATGCTTTGATCAATTGTCGTAATGgtctaatgaaaatatcatttgGAAATATGACACTTGAGGTCAACATTTTTCACATTGGGAAACAACTTCAAGAGGATGAAGAATGTCATCAAACATTCATGATTGACAATCTTGTTTCTGAAGAGATTCAATTGCAAAGAAATTTCGTTAATCTTGATGAACTCCTCTCACGCCTTGAAAATGAAAATCCCAGTTTTGTTGAGTCCGCTCTTGCTACCGTTGATCAATTGGACACACAAAACAGAGGGAAGAAATTTTGGAAGCCACACTTTGAAGCATTACCTCGTGAGAGGGAAACGCTAAAAGCTTCTGCCGAAGAACCTCCCAATGTTCAACTGAACCAACTTCCAAAGGGTTTGAAACATGTTTTTCTGGGAGATGGCCAAACCTTTCCAGTTATCATCTCGTCCGACCTTCAACTTTCTCAAGAATTGCAGTTACTCGAGCTACTGCGAAAATACAAACTTGCGATAGGTTGGACGTTTGCTGATATCAAAGGTATTAGCCCTCGAATTTGCACCCACCGAATTAATCTGGAAGAAGAAGCTATCCCACGAAGGGACCCTCAAAGAAGACTGAACCCACCAATGAAAGAAGTGGTGAAAAATGAAGTGTTAAAACTTCTTGATGCTGCTATCATTTACCCGTGGCCGATAGCAAATGGGGTCAGTCCAGTTCAGGTAGTACCTAAGAAATCAGGGGTTACTGTTGTCCAAAATGACAAAGGGGCCCTTGTTCCCACCAAACCGTGA